One window from the genome of Streptococcus salivarius encodes:
- the dhaK gene encoding dihydroxyacetone kinase subunit DhaK, giving the protein MKKIINKPENVVTEMLDGLAYVHSDLVHRVDGFDIIVRNEQAAGQVGLISGGGSGHEPAHAGFVGDGMLSAAIAGAVFTSPTPDQILEAIKEADQGAGVFMVVKNYSGDIMNFEMAQELAEMEGIEVASVVVDDDIAVENSLYTQGRRGVAGTIFVHKILGHAAREGKSLAEIKDLADKIVPNIHTIGLALSGATVPEVGKPGFVLAEDEIEYGIGIHGEPGYRKESMQPSRQLAEELTGKLLEAFEAKSGERYALLINGMGATPLMEQYVFANDVASILGDAGLDVAYKKLGNYMTSIDMAGLSLTLMKIEDEAWLEALESPVKTIAW; this is encoded by the coding sequence ATGAAAAAAATTATCAATAAACCTGAAAATGTTGTGACAGAGATGCTAGATGGTTTGGCTTATGTTCACAGTGATTTGGTGCATCGTGTTGACGGCTTTGACATCATTGTAAGAAATGAGCAGGCTGCTGGTCAAGTTGGTCTCATTTCTGGTGGCGGAAGTGGTCATGAGCCAGCTCACGCTGGTTTTGTAGGTGATGGTATGCTTTCAGCAGCCATCGCAGGTGCAGTATTTACGTCACCAACGCCTGATCAAATTTTGGAAGCTATCAAGGAAGCAGATCAAGGGGCTGGTGTCTTCATGGTTGTTAAAAATTATTCTGGGGACATCATGAATTTTGAGATGGCTCAAGAATTGGCTGAAATGGAAGGTATCGAGGTTGCCAGTGTCGTTGTGGACGACGATATTGCTGTGGAAAATAGCCTCTATACTCAAGGTCGTCGTGGGGTTGCAGGTACCATTTTCGTGCATAAGATCCTAGGTCATGCGGCTCGCGAAGGTAAGTCTCTGGCTGAAATCAAAGACTTGGCTGACAAGATTGTTCCTAATATCCACACTATTGGTTTGGCCCTTAGCGGTGCGACAGTTCCTGAGGTCGGCAAGCCTGGTTTTGTCCTAGCAGAGGATGAAATAGAGTACGGTATTGGTATCCATGGTGAACCAGGCTATCGCAAGGAGTCTATGCAACCTTCTCGACAGTTAGCTGAAGAATTGACAGGGAAGCTCCTTGAAGCCTTTGAGGCTAAGTCAGGCGAACGCTATGCCCTTCTCATCAATGGTATGGGTGCGACACCTCTCATGGAGCAGTATGTCTTTGCTAATGATGTAGCAAGCATTCTTGGAGATGCCGGACTAGATGTGGCATATAAAAAATTAGGTAATTACATGACATCTATTGATATGGCAGGCCTCTCATTGACTCTGATGAAGATTGAAGATGAGGCTTGGCTTGAGGCTTTGGAGAGTCCAGTTAAGACTATTGCTTGGTAG
- a CDS encoding threonine/serine ThrE exporter family protein: MTIDFPRETEIETKNEMDAVLQAGRVLMESGAEIYRIEDTMGHMAKSLGIRDFSTYVVNRGVMISGLNRSGLKESRVLATSVPSIHLGKLEEVNRLSRELAEQPNQPVSSIFQKLKTIEQKTFYRPLEDIIACVIGAGSFSLALGSSWIDGTAAAISEVFVGIGMQLFSRFIHTSFLQIILSSAIAALSANILYYLGIGQHRSVIILGTLMILIPGAYFVNAIREFTQNNYYSGLALMLSGVSTCLSISVGVLAMISILPFAEQLSGIFSTPSTSWLGVLIQTFMAGLGTAAFSVLYRVPKKYFLDLGTLGAGSWLLYLLIWNNTHHEVLAILFPALLVTITSRFLAHYRRCPATVFLASSMFPLIPGMSFYRAVYFLLIGNADLGLSFLRACFLASFTIAIAVSLTQQIPSRYFVLGKKK, from the coding sequence ATGACCATCGATTTTCCAAGAGAGACAGAAATAGAAACCAAAAATGAAATGGATGCCGTCCTTCAGGCAGGCCGTGTCCTTATGGAGAGCGGTGCTGAGATTTACCGTATCGAGGACACCATGGGACACATGGCCAAGTCTCTTGGTATCAGAGACTTCTCCACTTATGTGGTCAATCGAGGAGTCATGATTTCTGGACTCAACCGCTCAGGTCTTAAAGAGTCTCGTGTCCTAGCTACCTCAGTCCCGTCTATCCATCTAGGTAAACTAGAGGAAGTAAACCGCCTGTCTCGAGAACTGGCAGAACAGCCAAATCAGCCTGTATCTAGCATTTTCCAAAAGCTGAAAACCATTGAGCAGAAGACTTTCTATCGTCCTTTAGAGGATATTATAGCCTGTGTCATTGGTGCAGGGAGCTTCTCACTAGCCCTTGGAAGTAGCTGGATTGATGGAACTGCTGCGGCTATATCGGAAGTTTTTGTAGGGATTGGCATGCAACTCTTTTCCCGTTTTATTCATACCAGTTTCTTGCAGATTATCCTTTCTAGTGCCATTGCCGCTTTATCAGCTAACATTCTCTATTATTTGGGTATCGGGCAACATCGTAGCGTGATTATTCTGGGCACCTTGATGATTTTGATTCCTGGGGCTTACTTTGTAAATGCCATTCGAGAATTCACCCAGAACAACTACTATAGCGGTCTGGCCCTGATGTTGTCAGGGGTCTCCACTTGTCTATCTATCTCTGTCGGTGTTCTTGCCATGATTTCCATCCTCCCCTTTGCGGAACAGTTATCAGGCATATTCTCAACACCGTCAACCTCATGGCTGGGGGTCTTGATTCAGACCTTCATGGCAGGACTAGGGACAGCAGCCTTCTCCGTGCTTTACCGAGTGCCTAAGAAATACTTCTTGGACCTCGGAACCCTAGGAGCGGGCTCATGGCTCCTCTACCTCTTGATTTGGAACAATACCCATCACGAGGTCTTAGCCATCCTCTTCCCTGCCCTATTAGTCACTATCACCTCACGCTTTTTGGCTCACTACCGTAGATGTCCAGCTACAGTCTTCCTAGCCTCAAGCATGTTCCCACTCATCCCAGGGATGAGCTTCTACCGTGCGGTCTACTTCCTCTTAATCGGAAATGCAGACCTAGGCCTCAGCTTCCTACGAGCTTGTTTCCTGGCCTCCTTTACCATCGCCATCGCCGTCAGTTTGACACAACAAATCCCTAGCCGCTATTTTGTACTAGGGAAGAAGAAATAA
- a CDS encoding glucosyl transferase, translated as MEKKVYFILHKVKKQWVTIAVTGLALGLSFASLGYVNAAEQTPPISELTVESNIQESAIDVISSSTNEVITKPEENKSFDAPNTRENITETTSTESDLSTTEATVTETSTSEINSQQALRSEVSTVTGSEVVSSGTPDSETNTAHKVEESPVISGGHYTSDSQGNWYYIKDEKALTGMQNIDNVTVYFDADGKQVKGDTRQVNGATYHFEKDSGQLTRNAFASDKNGNWYYLGQDGKALIGKQVIDNIPLYFYPNGVQAKDAFVVLDGNSYYFQKDSGQMVRDRFWSDDDGNWYYSDKEGKLVTGEQSIDGFDMYFYPDGVQAKGEIVTIGIEPYYFDKDSGHKVINTDITINGKTYHAEANGLLIETEQKLPQRPLVSGGHFQEDSSGNWYYYTATGEKLKGWQNVDGVTLYFDKEGRQAKNGERIIDGSHYYFSHYSGAVKTNYWHTWSIEIRRQEPFAKTYNEYYGSDGRRYYGWHRVGDQLYYFDYNGRVENDLTIFKGQNYLFDNHGKLVKDAFYIQSLRVFVGTLNTSYRSNKFGQVLTGEHHINGDDYYFSNSGSPVTDIVKKGGKDYYYFEGKLLKNYLGPLLKRQELDYDAVYSGIVGTDKDGVLLTGVSTANNGKLYYFENNRYFDNSNIPKMFTVTTPTWKTIDGKLYHLEPSINRTYKNGGRSYTDTVREEVDIIDHGVRTKTDKIKRIIGDNYSNLYYLDENNDFYIGHLLPENTDLTKIEETVIQSDNKFYAFNRTSSLSETSPLTVSKTLVYNKKAYLIDDKGVATETKLTNRFEHDDAWNWYYFDNEGKAVTGLHSIDNVTLYFDKEGKQAKGRLVEIDGQTHYFDRDSGAMWTNRTLELNGIRYIIDQNGYVTMNKPGQFIQDKDGDWAYIKENGQLATGLQIINHQKYYFDPTGKQAKGKQLLLDGKYYFFDEDTGAMFVNKFHETGDYFSKKYTYFGEDGSQIFGWATIDGKRVYFKEDGYQVRNDTYKIGGFDYFFKKDGSMLANDIDGNYKYYYADKDGHLQFGWVNHNNETYYISPPWGAEDRTYLKTINEKTYLLGPKGRLLRNTATDTSTSWNGFCISDENGVVKTGVIRLEDNRLYYFNPKIYMTTPFSGEWAEFDGKLYHFEKPISVSPESKGSPITTNTTLEKDGKTYIIDENGVATEKKD; from the coding sequence ATGGAAAAGAAAGTATATTTTATACTTCACAAAGTAAAAAAACAATGGGTAACCATTGCAGTAACCGGTCTAGCTCTAGGGCTTAGTTTTGCAAGCTTGGGCTATGTGAACGCAGCTGAACAGACTCCCCCCATCTCAGAACTAACTGTTGAAAGCAACATCCAAGAAAGCGCAATTGATGTCATAAGCTCGTCAACTAATGAAGTCATTACTAAACCAGAAGAAAACAAATCTTTCGACGCCCCCAATACAAGAGAAAACATCACTGAAACTACTTCTACTGAATCTGATCTAAGTACCACTGAAGCAACTGTTACAGAAACAAGTACTTCTGAAATTAACTCTCAACAAGCTCTTCGTTCGGAAGTCTCTACTGTTACTGGCAGTGAAGTAGTAAGCTCTGGAACACCAGATTCTGAAACAAATACTGCTCATAAAGTAGAAGAAAGTCCCGTGATATCTGGAGGTCATTACACTAGTGATAGTCAGGGCAATTGGTACTACATTAAGGACGAGAAAGCACTTACTGGTATGCAAAATATTGATAATGTTACGGTCTACTTTGATGCCGATGGTAAGCAAGTCAAAGGAGACACCCGTCAAGTTAACGGAGCAACATATCACTTTGAGAAAGATAGCGGACAACTTACTCGCAATGCTTTTGCATCTGATAAGAATGGAAATTGGTACTACTTAGGCCAAGATGGGAAAGCACTTATAGGTAAACAAGTTATTGACAATATACCACTCTACTTTTACCCTAATGGTGTCCAAGCTAAAGATGCCTTTGTCGTCCTAGATGGAAATTCCTATTATTTTCAAAAAGATAGTGGCCAAATGGTTCGTGACCGTTTTTGGTCAGATGACGATGGAAACTGGTACTATAGCGATAAAGAAGGAAAACTTGTCACAGGCGAACAGTCTATAGATGGCTTCGATATGTATTTCTACCCAGACGGTGTTCAGGCTAAGGGTGAAATCGTTACAATAGGTATCGAACCCTATTACTTCGATAAGGATAGTGGTCATAAGGTCATAAATACCGACATTACTATCAATGGAAAAACTTACCACGCAGAAGCTAATGGACTTTTGATTGAAACTGAACAGAAACTTCCTCAACGTCCACTTGTTTCTGGTGGCCATTTCCAAGAAGATTCCTCAGGCAACTGGTACTATTACACCGCAACAGGAGAGAAACTAAAAGGATGGCAAAATGTAGATGGAGTAACTCTTTACTTTGACAAAGAAGGTCGTCAAGCGAAAAATGGGGAAAGAATCATTGACGGCTCCCATTACTATTTTAGTCACTATTCAGGTGCTGTAAAAACCAACTATTGGCATACTTGGTCTATTGAAATCAGAAGACAGGAACCATTTGCTAAAACGTATAACGAATATTATGGTTCTGATGGTCGACGTTACTATGGATGGCATCGAGTTGGCGATCAACTTTATTATTTTGATTATAATGGTCGAGTTGAAAATGATCTTACTATCTTCAAAGGACAAAACTACCTCTTTGATAATCATGGAAAATTGGTAAAAGATGCCTTTTATATTCAGTCATTACGTGTCTTTGTTGGAACTTTAAATACTAGCTATCGCTCCAATAAATTTGGCCAAGTACTAACCGGAGAACATCATATTAATGGTGATGACTACTATTTTTCAAATTCTGGTTCACCAGTCACTGATATAGTCAAAAAAGGTGGCAAGGACTATTACTATTTTGAAGGCAAACTTCTAAAAAACTATCTCGGACCTTTACTCAAACGTCAGGAACTGGATTATGATGCAGTCTACTCTGGCATCGTAGGTACAGATAAGGATGGGGTTTTACTTACTGGTGTTAGCACTGCAAATAATGGTAAACTCTATTATTTTGAAAATAATAGATATTTTGATAATAGCAATATCCCCAAAATGTTTACAGTTACAACACCTACTTGGAAAACGATTGATGGTAAGCTATACCACTTAGAGCCTAGCATAAACAGAACTTACAAGAATGGTGGAAGAAGTTATACCGATACCGTCAGGGAAGAAGTAGACATTATTGACCACGGAGTACGAACAAAGACCGATAAGATTAAACGTATTATTGGTGATAATTATAGTAATCTATACTATCTTGATGAAAACAATGATTTTTACATCGGACATCTACTTCCAGAAAACACAGATTTAACTAAAATTGAAGAAACTGTAATTCAAAGTGACAATAAATTCTATGCTTTCAATAGAACAAGTTCGCTTTCCGAAACTTCCCCTCTCACAGTTTCCAAGACCTTAGTTTACAATAAAAAAGCCTACCTCATTGATGATAAAGGAGTAGCGACCGAAACTAAACTAACAAATCGTTTCGAACACGATGATGCATGGAATTGGTACTACTTTGATAACGAGGGAAAAGCTGTCACCGGACTCCATTCAATAGATAATGTCACTCTATACTTTGATAAAGAGGGCAAACAAGCTAAGGGAAGACTTGTCGAAATTGACGGTCAAACACATTATTTCGATAGAGACAGCGGAGCTATGTGGACTAACCGAACACTTGAACTTAATGGTATTCGTTATATCATTGACCAAAATGGTTATGTAACGATGAACAAACCTGGACAATTTATTCAAGATAAAGATGGTGATTGGGCTTATATTAAAGAAAATGGACAGTTAGCCACTGGACTTCAAATTATTAATCATCAAAAATACTACTTTGATCCAACTGGAAAACAAGCCAAAGGAAAACAACTTCTGCTTGATGGAAAGTACTATTTCTTCGATGAAGATACTGGTGCTATGTTCGTAAATAAATTCCATGAAACAGGCGATTACTTTTCTAAAAAATATACTTATTTTGGCGAGGATGGAAGCCAGATATTTGGTTGGGCAACTATTGACGGTAAACGTGTTTATTTTAAAGAAGATGGCTACCAAGTTCGAAATGATACATACAAGATAGGTGGTTTCGATTATTTCTTCAAAAAAGACGGTAGTATGCTTGCTAATGATATTGACGGCAACTACAAATACTATTATGCTGATAAGGACGGTCATCTACAGTTCGGGTGGGTTAATCACAATAATGAAACCTACTATATTAGCCCACCATGGGGAGCTGAAGACCGAACATATCTAAAAACTATCAATGAAAAGACCTATCTTTTGGGCCCTAAAGGACGACTTCTAAGGAATACAGCTACAGACACCTCGACCTCTTGGAATGGTTTCTGTATCTCTGATGAGAATGGAGTTGTAAAAACAGGTGTCATTCGGTTAGAAGATAATAGGCTCTATTATTTCAATCCTAAAATTTATATGACTACTCCTTTTAGTGGCGAATGGGCAGAGTTTGATGGTAAACTTTATCATTTTGAAAAGCCGATATCAGTTAGTCCAGAGTCAAAAGGTTCTCCAATTACCACTAACACTACGCTTGAAAAAGATGGAAAAACCTATATTATTGACGAAAATGGCGTAGCTACAGAGAAAAAGGATTAA
- a CDS encoding bacteriocin immunity protein: MTKSNNNQITDILNNIYNLIINPETTENERELLVTFKNEIEVGKKDNDELLAELRRAIQALAVSNLSKGKSLSSGVSDLSKTLTEFQEKSERNINLARGLTSLGSLSFK, encoded by the coding sequence ATGACAAAAAGTAACAACAACCAAATTACGGATATCTTAAACAATATCTATAATCTTATTATAAATCCAGAAACAACTGAAAATGAGAGAGAGTTGCTCGTAACGTTTAAAAATGAAATAGAAGTTGGGAAGAAGGATAATGACGAGCTTCTTGCAGAATTAAGGAGAGCTATTCAGGCTCTAGCAGTCAGCAATCTTTCTAAAGGTAAATCACTGAGTTCTGGAGTGAGTGACTTGAGTAAGACTCTCACAGAATTCCAAGAAAAATCAGAGCGTAACATTAATCTAGCAAGAGGATTGACATCACTCGGCAGTTTGTCTTTTAAATGA
- a CDS encoding S66 peptidase family protein, giving the protein MTSTIGIVSLSSGIIGEDFVKHEVDLGVQRLKDLGLNPIFLPHSLKGLDFIKEHPEARAEDLIQAFSDDSIDMILCAIGGDDTYRLLPYLFENDQLQKVIKQKIFLGFSDTTMNHLMLHKLGIKTFYGQSFLADICELDKEMLPYSRHYFKELIETGKISEIRPSNVWYEERTDFSPKALGTPRVSHANTGFDLLQGNAQFEGEILGGCLESLYDIFDNSLHADSTDLCQKYKLFPDLSDWEGKILLLETSEEKPEPDDFKKMLQTLKETRIFEVISGLLVGKPMDETFYDDYKEALMDIIDSNIPIVYNLNVGHATPRAIVPFGVHAYVDATEQVIRFDYHKES; this is encoded by the coding sequence ATGACTTCTACTATTGGTATTGTGAGCTTATCTAGTGGAATTATCGGTGAAGACTTTGTCAAGCACGAAGTGGACTTGGGGGTCCAACGACTCAAAGACCTGGGACTCAATCCTATCTTTTTACCTCATTCGCTAAAAGGCTTAGACTTTATCAAAGAACATCCTGAAGCTCGTGCAGAGGATTTGATTCAGGCCTTTTCTGATGATAGCATCGACATGATCCTATGCGCCATCGGTGGAGACGATACCTATCGCTTGCTACCTTATCTTTTTGAAAATGACCAACTACAAAAGGTCATCAAACAAAAGATTTTTCTTGGCTTCTCGGATACGACCATGAACCATCTCATGTTGCATAAACTAGGAATCAAGACTTTTTACGGGCAATCCTTTTTAGCAGACATTTGTGAGTTAGACAAAGAAATGTTGCCATATAGCCGCCACTACTTTAAAGAATTGATTGAGACTGGAAAAATCTCAGAAATTCGCCCTAGTAACGTTTGGTACGAGGAACGGACTGATTTTAGTCCCAAAGCCTTGGGAACACCTCGTGTCAGCCATGCAAATACAGGTTTTGACTTGTTACAAGGCAATGCTCAGTTTGAGGGAGAAATCCTCGGTGGTTGTCTTGAGTCTCTCTATGATATTTTTGACAACTCTCTACACGCAGATAGCACAGACCTCTGCCAAAAATACAAACTTTTCCCTGACTTATCCGACTGGGAAGGAAAGATTCTATTGCTAGAAACCAGCGAAGAAAAGCCTGAACCTGATGATTTCAAAAAAATGTTGCAAACTTTAAAAGAAACTAGGATATTTGAGGTCATCAGTGGACTCTTGGTCGGGAAACCTATGGATGAAACCTTCTATGACGACTATAAGGAGGCTTTAATGGACATCATTGATAGCAATATCCCGATTGTCTATAATCTGAATGTCGGCCATGCCACACCAAGAGCGATTGTTCCCTTTGGAGTCCACGCGTATGTAGATGCAACGGAGCAAGTCATTCGCTTTGACTATCACAAAGAAAGCTGA
- a CDS encoding DUF1648 domain-containing protein: MKNNVQRVIGNIVILTPVIIGLVFYKQLPNQIAIHFNVEEQANGFMNRNLAIVALPFLALIIYNLCFSFFKQITIPFLKEFMLWLVPISAVLIQGLILTVALGGHVQVRLTMIWLVALIFLVIGNYLPKSIGLATKNHNQSSKSVVRKLGYLMIGISLALLISLCFNPYTTIMVLGIFIVLILSIVLPNFRYLRK, encoded by the coding sequence ATGAAAAATAATGTGCAAAGAGTCATTGGTAATATAGTAATACTTACACCGGTTATTATCGGACTAGTCTTTTACAAACAACTGCCAAATCAGATTGCAATCCACTTTAATGTGGAAGAGCAAGCCAATGGTTTTATGAACCGCAATCTAGCAATAGTAGCCCTACCTTTTCTTGCGTTAATCATATATAATCTCTGTTTTTCATTCTTTAAACAAATAACGATCCCATTCTTAAAAGAGTTTATGCTATGGTTAGTCCCAATTTCTGCTGTGCTTATCCAAGGTCTTATATTGACTGTTGCCTTAGGAGGCCATGTTCAAGTTCGCTTGACTATGATTTGGTTAGTGGCACTTATTTTTCTAGTGATTGGAAATTATCTTCCTAAAAGTATTGGCCTGGCTACAAAAAATCATAACCAGAGCAGTAAATCAGTAGTGAGAAAGTTGGGATACCTAATGATTGGAATAAGTCTTGCCTTGCTAATAAGTCTCTGCTTTAATCCCTATACTACAATAATGGTTTTGGGCATTTTTATAGTTCTTATCTTGAGTATCGTGTTACCCAATTTTCGCTATTTAAGAAAATAA
- a CDS encoding autorepressor SdpR family transcription factor, which produces MGLSETLKAISAPVRREILDYLKSGPKSAGEISQQFDLAPATVSHHLSTLRKAGLIEEEKQKNFIYYSLNLTVFEEILTWIQSLGGKEDEK; this is translated from the coding sequence ATGGGCTTATCTGAAACACTAAAAGCTATCTCTGCCCCTGTGAGGAGAGAAATTTTAGACTATCTAAAGTCTGGACCCAAGTCCGCTGGTGAAATCAGCCAGCAGTTTGATTTAGCTCCCGCAACAGTTTCCCATCATTTGTCTACCTTGAGAAAAGCGGGACTTATTGAAGAAGAAAAGCAGAAGAATTTTATCTACTACAGTTTAAACCTGACCGTTTTTGAAGAAATTTTAACTTGGATTCAATCACTTGGAGGAAAAGAAGATGAAAAATAA
- a CDS encoding YhfC family glutamic-type intramembrane protease, with translation MAILTMLVIAVISFIVLKKRWQFSIKLFLVGLIGFALPVMMIEGPINALVLSSFGHSSKWFTIIYGGLMAGLVEETTRYLVFKVLAKKRSLMTSDIVAYGFGHGLSEFIFLGVMGLLTNIIVLQAIHSGQASQLPSTLVSQVNQLTGFAVLMSLFERLVALVLQVLLTAWDFLAVTKHRLSFYFWAIILHAAIDFLAGAYQLGIVSNLLLIELILAIYVLGIGLLTRRIWRKEGTHGLI, from the coding sequence ATGGCAATTCTTACCATGTTGGTTATCGCCGTCATTAGTTTTATCGTTCTGAAGAAAAGATGGCAATTTTCAATCAAGCTCTTTTTAGTCGGTCTGATTGGTTTTGCCTTACCTGTCATGATGATTGAAGGACCTATCAATGCCCTAGTTCTTTCAAGCTTTGGTCACTCTTCTAAATGGTTCACCATTATTTATGGAGGGCTTATGGCTGGCCTTGTTGAAGAAACAACTCGCTATTTGGTTTTTAAGGTACTTGCAAAGAAAAGAAGTTTGATGACGTCTGATATTGTAGCCTACGGTTTTGGACATGGTCTTAGTGAATTTATCTTCCTTGGAGTGATGGGCTTACTCACTAACATCATTGTTTTGCAGGCCATCCATTCAGGTCAGGCCAGTCAGTTACCTTCAACTCTTGTGAGTCAGGTCAACCAATTAACAGGCTTTGCTGTGCTTATGTCTCTCTTTGAAAGACTAGTTGCCTTGGTGTTACAAGTCTTGCTTACAGCTTGGGATTTTCTAGCAGTCACTAAGCATAGACTTTCATTCTATTTCTGGGCAATTATACTCCATGCTGCCATTGATTTTTTGGCAGGTGCTTATCAGCTAGGGATAGTCAGCAATCTCTTACTAATCGAACTTATTTTAGCTATTTATGTGTTAGGTATTGGACTTCTGACACGTCGGATTTGGAGAAAGGAGGGAACTCATGGGCTTATCTGA